A single region of the Leptolyngbyaceae cyanobacterium genome encodes:
- a CDS encoding PEP-CTERM sorting domain-containing protein, producing MNFKKYLLTTAAAATALVGMVSAPAQAFNLGKTFTLDKETIFDFEFKESHGYFQSNVGLIGPGGVKTNILGEVMRSDNNSNANDWQGTCGIAVINCTKSVTLAAGTYSFFLDRKLSNGSYSSISDYDAHFYNEADAAWVLNDKINPANPNSNQKWRIPTYSTNSKLALTPSSASTNPLTNTILIGFEDFGLPGTADDHVDYNDMMITAKARIASVPEPTTLAGLGLIAGALAVSRTRRRSIS from the coding sequence ATGAACTTCAAAAAATACTTACTCACTACCGCCGCTGCCGCCACTGCTTTAGTTGGTATGGTCTCTGCTCCAGCACAAGCTTTTAACCTTGGCAAAACTTTCACCCTTGATAAGGAAACCATTTTCGACTTTGAATTCAAGGAATCTCACGGTTATTTCCAGTCAAATGTTGGACTGATTGGCCCAGGTGGAGTAAAAACTAACATCCTTGGCGAAGTTATGAGGTCTGATAATAACTCCAATGCTAATGACTGGCAAGGAACTTGTGGTATAGCGGTCATTAATTGTACTAAGAGCGTAACGTTAGCTGCGGGAACTTACTCTTTCTTCCTGGATAGAAAACTAAGTAATGGTTCTTACTCAAGCATCTCAGATTACGATGCCCACTTTTATAACGAAGCTGATGCTGCTTGGGTACTAAACGATAAAATTAATCCTGCTAATCCTAACAGCAATCAAAAGTGGCGGATTCCTACTTACAGCACCAACAGCAAATTAGCGCTAACACCTAGCTCTGCTTCTACTAATCCCTTGACTAACACTATCTTGATCGGCTTCGAGGATTTCGGTCTCCCAGGAACTGCAGACGATCATGTAGACTACAATGACATGATGATTACAGCGAAAGCAAGAATAGCTTCAGTTCCTGAGCCAACTACATTGGCTGGTTTAGGATTAATAGCAGGTGCTTTGGCTGTTTCTCGGACTCGTCGCCGCAGCATTAGTTAG
- a CDS encoding sugar transferase produces the protein MSSLPHINCSIMPDLRAPIITRLRQGTGVGWLRVVTLVVLDSLMSCSAWIFADSWGKPVDDFELFWKSPEQPGFLLPILAITIGILAASGHYGTDDKRRDYLNMIKSLTLAQFILVIIAFLYKPGLIVSRSTFLLAWLLLLILVCTERLLIQLAIVNLRRQGAIRQRIFLLGDPRDIEEARKLLDKTARFDIRGQSVLPCETNQESWNEILADVRQLKVSEVFVCSWEAVRAPIFLYWELMSSGISLRVLPIGLKIPSQWSEIKMIDGLTTIRFRSPPILGSDFWTKRFVDILVALLVLILASPLFLLIALLIKINSPGPIFYKQSRIGLKGKQFKVWKFRTMVINAEQLQKELETKNEMKGGVMFKMKDDPRITSVGKFLRRYSLDELPQIINVLVGEMSLVGPRPFPLRDVQKMSEHHFIRHEVLPGITGLWQVSGRSNVVDFEDVFRLDITYIQNWSLRLDFQILLQTVRAVLRKEGAY, from the coding sequence TTGTCTTCATTACCCCATATCAATTGCTCAATTATGCCCGATCTACGCGCCCCTATTATTACTAGACTTCGCCAAGGGACAGGTGTCGGCTGGCTTAGGGTCGTTACCTTAGTCGTGCTAGACAGCCTTATGTCATGTTCAGCGTGGATTTTTGCTGATTCTTGGGGAAAACCGGTTGATGATTTCGAGCTTTTTTGGAAGTCTCCGGAACAACCAGGATTTTTGCTACCTATTTTAGCGATTACCATCGGTATTTTAGCGGCTTCTGGACACTACGGCACTGATGATAAACGAAGGGATTACTTAAATATGATCAAATCCCTGACTTTAGCTCAGTTTATTTTGGTAATTATCGCGTTTCTTTACAAGCCGGGGCTGATCGTTTCTCGGTCAACTTTTTTGTTAGCTTGGCTCCTATTATTAATTTTAGTTTGTACAGAAAGACTATTGATTCAGTTAGCCATTGTAAACCTCCGTCGTCAAGGTGCAATCCGGCAGAGAATTTTTTTGTTGGGCGACCCAAGAGATATTGAAGAAGCTCGTAAATTACTTGATAAAACAGCTAGATTTGATATTAGAGGACAATCAGTTTTACCATGTGAAACAAATCAAGAAAGTTGGAATGAAATTCTGGCAGATGTTCGCCAACTTAAAGTTAGCGAAGTTTTTGTTTGTTCTTGGGAAGCTGTTAGAGCGCCTATTTTTCTTTATTGGGAATTGATGAGTTCTGGGATCAGCCTTCGAGTTTTACCTATAGGTTTAAAGATCCCCAGTCAATGGTCAGAAATAAAGATGATTGATGGGTTAACTACAATTAGATTCCGCTCTCCTCCCATACTTGGTAGCGATTTTTGGACTAAACGTTTTGTTGATATTTTAGTGGCTCTATTAGTGTTGATTCTAGCAAGCCCTCTGTTTTTATTGATAGCACTATTAATAAAAATAAATTCTCCCGGTCCTATATTTTATAAGCAAAGTCGTATTGGTCTGAAAGGCAAGCAATTCAAGGTTTGGAAGTTCCGTACAATGGTAATAAATGCAGAGCAATTGCAAAAAGAACTAGAAACAAAAAATGAAATGAAAGGAGGTGTCATGTTCAAAATGAAAGACGACCCCAGGATTACCAGCGTAGGCAAATTTTTACGCCGTTATAGTCTTGATGAACTACCGCAAATCATTAATGTCTTAGTAGGTGAAATGAGTTTAGTAGGGCCTCGCCCATTTCCCTTACGAGATGTACAAAAAATGTCAGAACATCATTTTATTCGCCATGAAGTTTTACCAGGTATCACGGGTCTTTGGCAAGTTTCTGGTCGTTCTAACGTGGTTGATTTCGAGGATGTATTCCGACTGGACATAACATACATCCAAAATTGGTCTCTTCGCCTAGACTTTCAAATTTTATTACAGACAGTTAGGGCTGTGTTGAGAAAAGAGGGCGCTTACTAA
- a CDS encoding ATP-dependent Zn protease: MFSVYPQMSKTALNLIAILVFVMTLSVLLGPLFNLSPVVPAIATASILGLATLDTFTWQGQGSNLLLDWLAGFSPEHRSRIVRHEAGHFLVAHLLGIPVTSYTLSAWEAYKQGHSGQGGVTFDDRELAFQLEQGTLSAHLLNRYGTVWMAGVAAETLVYGNAEGGAEDREKLATVLMKLKGSFTSFPQQERSFTLQARTLLQANWMCYEALVAAMEQRSPVTECYRIVAQHSPIASDVQK, from the coding sequence ATGTTTTCAGTTTACCCACAGATGAGTAAAACAGCCCTAAATTTAATTGCCATTTTAGTTTTTGTAATGACCCTTTCGGTTTTACTGGGGCCATTGTTTAATTTATCACCAGTAGTGCCAGCGATCGCCACTGCTAGCATATTAGGACTAGCAACTTTAGATACTTTTACTTGGCAGGGACAAGGAAGCAACCTGCTTTTGGATTGGCTAGCTGGTTTTTCCCCCGAACACCGATCCCGTATAGTTAGGCATGAAGCAGGCCACTTTCTGGTTGCTCACCTGTTGGGAATACCCGTTACCAGCTACACTCTAAGTGCTTGGGAAGCTTACAAGCAAGGTCATTCCGGCCAAGGGGGGGTTACCTTTGACGATCGAGAATTAGCATTCCAATTAGAGCAAGGTACTTTATCTGCTCATTTGTTAAACCGCTACGGTACAGTTTGGATGGCTGGGGTAGCAGCAGAAACCTTAGTTTATGGAAACGCAGAAGGAGGCGCAGAAGACCGAGAGAAACTGGCCACTGTTTTGATGAAACTAAAAGGTTCCTTTACCTCTTTCCCGCAGCAAGAACGTAGTTTTACTCTGCAAGCTCGCACTCTCTTACAAGCTAACTGGATGTGTTACGAAGCATTGGTAGCCGCAATGGAACAACGCTCTCCCGTTACGGAATGCTATCGGATTGTTGCTCAACATTCTCCGATTGCTTCGGACGTACAGAAGTAA
- a CDS encoding diguanylate cyclase, translating into MKLFLHRRTHELNVPTQFPTPMDASILIVGSDEFQTTLLERLQYLAACTLEVASSPNEALTLIQARQPDVVILQANQVGSLDLCRQLKQQISLAWIYCILIAEQPQNAIEEILPGWNWDLGFRAAALEGGADAYLWLLTDRGSGDISWEAGLTMQNHLLQAQIQAGIKRVQLYRNLMRTNDVLSAIALADPLTELSNRRALDWELPRQIQNARSRSTPLSLLILDVDYFKSINDTHGHLVGDRVLQLLSARLRHNLRFQDTPFRYGGEEFVIILSNTSLQEARVVALRLNRLIGNQCFTIDNNLALSITVSIGIGSLQANDDANGIGLLNRADRNLLRAKSNGRNQVIWEEDRPSE; encoded by the coding sequence GTGAAACTTTTTTTACATCGCCGCACTCACGAATTAAATGTTCCTACCCAGTTCCCTACGCCGATGGATGCTTCCATTCTGATAGTTGGAAGTGATGAATTTCAAACAACACTTCTCGAGAGGCTTCAATATTTAGCTGCTTGTACTTTAGAGGTGGCGTCTTCTCCTAACGAAGCATTAACCCTAATCCAAGCACGACAGCCTGATGTGGTAATTCTACAAGCTAATCAGGTAGGTAGCCTAGATCTGTGCCGCCAGCTGAAACAACAGATTAGTTTGGCTTGGATATACTGCATTTTAATAGCCGAGCAACCACAGAATGCTATAGAGGAAATTCTACCAGGATGGAATTGGGACTTGGGATTTAGGGCAGCGGCTTTGGAAGGAGGAGCAGACGCTTATTTGTGGTTGTTAACCGATCGCGGGAGTGGGGATATTTCCTGGGAAGCTGGATTAACTATGCAAAATCACTTGCTACAAGCGCAAATACAGGCCGGAATTAAGCGAGTGCAGCTATATCGCAATTTGATGCGTACTAATGACGTATTATCTGCGATCGCTTTAGCCGATCCTCTAACTGAATTGAGTAATCGTCGTGCGCTGGACTGGGAACTACCCCGACAAATACAAAACGCTCGCTCTCGCTCTACGCCTTTGAGCTTACTGATATTAGATGTCGATTATTTTAAGTCGATCAACGATACTCACGGCCATTTAGTGGGCGATCGAGTTCTTCAATTATTATCTGCCCGCCTGCGACACAATCTTCGGTTTCAAGATACGCCTTTTCGCTACGGAGGGGAAGAGTTCGTGATTATTCTCAGCAATACGAGCCTTCAAGAAGCTAGAGTAGTGGCCCTTCGCTTAAATCGTCTGATCGGTAATCAGTGTTTTACGATCGATAATAATCTGGCGTTAAGTATTACTGTCAGCATTGGTATTGGCTCCCTGCAAGCAAATGATGATGCTAATGGGATCGGTTTACTGAATCGGGCCGATCGAAACTTGCTCCGTGCGAAGTCTAATGGGCGTAATCAAGTTATTTGGGAAGAAGACCGACCATCGGAATAA
- a CDS encoding cyclic nucleotide-binding domain-containing protein codes for MLTSVDRLLFVRGVPIFQELRDDFLVRLASVMDELSFPAKHAIFTQGQEGRSLYIVVLGQVRVHIGSQELAQLGPGTCFGEMSLFDAEPRSASVSTLTDCECLVLTQQQLYDAIEETPGIAVNIIRLLSRRIRELNQKLNAQIAERQAQESTGGKKLVG; via the coding sequence ATGCTTACCAGTGTTGATAGGCTACTATTTGTTAGGGGCGTGCCCATTTTTCAAGAACTACGAGATGATTTTCTCGTCCGGTTGGCTTCGGTAATGGATGAGCTTTCATTCCCGGCTAAGCACGCAATTTTTACCCAAGGACAAGAGGGGCGATCGCTCTACATCGTTGTACTCGGTCAAGTGCGGGTTCACATTGGGAGTCAGGAACTAGCTCAATTAGGCCCGGGCACTTGTTTTGGTGAAATGTCTTTGTTTGATGCAGAACCCCGCTCTGCTTCTGTATCTACACTGACAGACTGCGAGTGTCTGGTGCTGACTCAGCAGCAATTATATGATGCGATCGAAGAAACGCCTGGTATCGCAGTTAATATAATCCGGTTGCTGTCCCGTCGTATTCGCGAGTTAAACCAAAAGCTAAATGCTCAAATAGCCGAACGTCAGGCACAGGAATCTACGGGAGGAAAAAAGTTAGTGGGATAA
- a CDS encoding Npt1/Npt2 family nucleotide transporter — protein sequence MKLNNPSPLKGALGRILLQWLNLRGEESERTFLMFAVYTTTSIGLVWLEASTVALFLDQLGAKWLPLIYIASAGLGGGLGILSTWMQKILPLRQFVVTVGFFLAIPLLLFRVGLEFGSLGTLTVFLLPLWVDGAYALNYLNTSLTANQLFNIREIKRTFPLISSGSLVADVLSGFSLPLLLSLVGLHNIILVAAIMLVLGAVILYYLSNRYQQSFPDYHLSHLGESAEHSNTRRLGGPLKYYAILLFAFFIISQVLLLLIDFQYLSQLEVHFQGKDIASFLGLFSGIVGIFELMTQWFVSSRVIERLGVFSTAIIPPAVMAILGLIPLTILVLAMLQLIHLRGLELFIGLIVLKFVDELLRYTFVASTGSVLFQPIPDNLRGNIETKARGIAEPVATGFTGAAILGIIGFLGWILPNLPDKVREDIVGWIIVGGIVIFALGWLISVWLLRSRYVDLLVLSAQRGQLGGADVDLRVLKRAVVEVLERPGAEAEKRSCIELLSQIYSHDVGEILAPRLPHFSPSLQRQSLEVMLNNPDPIYLPQVRAISVSNPTPDVLAVALRYIWLTEPEPDLRQLRPYLNPEVDPVVRGTAASLLMRLGSSTQKAEATSVLRRMLTHQDEEERVMGCRALGEAVYLQALRLQIPNLLRDKSLRVRCALLEAIAATRLEEYYPSLLKGLEYKSTRDAAMNSLERLDNEAIPMLLSLATNIHKPDLVRRYAWDVMGRIGTKEALDVLVSHLMTAWGNSRRHIVQILLKLPGEIGIETVLDRLGRSGVETLIDQELLFMAQIYAARVDLNRELNYQELELLQRALASSVADAVERCLSLMKFLYPLGAIQAASFNLRSGSPSDMARGLEILDQTIDIPTKRILLSVLDRNSEQEKLQSLSALVVYQPMDEPDRVRRLLSLRHFLPDWSLACCFHLARAARWNLTAEQTLACLRHPTGFVREAVISYLRVASPRALLELLPKLKKDPDRLVASFVKQMMVELDANNSR from the coding sequence ATGAAACTGAACAATCCGTCGCCCTTAAAGGGTGCATTGGGACGGATCTTGCTTCAATGGCTGAATTTGCGTGGAGAAGAAAGCGAACGGACTTTCCTGATGTTCGCCGTCTACACCACCACCTCTATAGGCTTAGTTTGGTTAGAAGCTAGCACGGTAGCTTTGTTTCTAGACCAATTGGGAGCCAAATGGTTGCCGTTGATTTATATTGCTAGTGCAGGACTGGGGGGCGGTTTAGGCATTCTATCTACCTGGATGCAAAAAATACTACCCCTGCGCCAGTTCGTAGTCACCGTAGGATTTTTCCTGGCAATCCCGCTACTTTTATTTCGTGTCGGTTTAGAGTTTGGCTCTTTAGGCACGCTGACGGTGTTTTTACTACCCTTATGGGTAGATGGAGCCTACGCCCTCAATTATCTCAATACCTCACTAACGGCTAATCAACTATTTAATATTCGAGAAATTAAGCGCACTTTTCCATTGATTAGCAGTGGCAGTTTAGTGGCAGACGTACTGAGCGGTTTTTCCTTACCATTGCTCCTATCATTAGTTGGGCTGCACAACATCATTTTAGTAGCTGCCATCATGCTGGTTTTAGGAGCGGTAATTCTCTACTATCTGAGCAACCGCTATCAGCAATCGTTTCCAGACTATCACCTCAGTCATTTGGGCGAGTCTGCCGAACACAGTAACACCCGTCGTTTGGGTGGCCCATTAAAGTATTACGCAATACTGCTGTTTGCTTTTTTTATCATCTCCCAAGTACTGCTGTTACTGATCGATTTCCAATACCTTTCTCAGTTAGAGGTTCACTTTCAAGGAAAAGATATTGCCAGCTTTTTGGGACTATTTAGCGGCATCGTCGGCATCTTTGAGTTGATGACTCAGTGGTTTGTTTCCAGCCGGGTGATCGAGCGCTTAGGTGTATTTAGTACAGCCATTATTCCTCCGGCAGTAATGGCAATTCTCGGCTTAATCCCTTTGACTATTTTAGTCTTGGCGATGTTGCAATTAATCCACTTGAGAGGGTTGGAATTATTTATCGGTTTAATCGTTCTTAAATTTGTTGATGAATTATTGCGCTATACATTTGTTGCTAGTACTGGGTCAGTTCTGTTTCAACCAATTCCCGATAACCTGCGCGGTAACATCGAAACGAAAGCTCGCGGCATTGCCGAACCTGTAGCGACTGGTTTTACGGGAGCAGCTATATTAGGGATTATTGGGTTTTTGGGTTGGATATTACCAAATCTGCCGGATAAAGTCCGCGAGGATATTGTTGGTTGGATTATCGTGGGTGGCATCGTGATTTTTGCCCTCGGATGGCTGATATCGGTGTGGCTTTTGCGATCGCGCTATGTAGATTTGCTAGTATTGAGCGCTCAACGGGGTCAACTCGGTGGTGCTGATGTAGACCTGCGAGTTCTCAAGCGAGCAGTAGTAGAAGTATTGGAAAGACCGGGTGCAGAAGCAGAAAAGCGTTCTTGTATCGAACTACTCAGCCAAATTTACTCTCACGATGTAGGAGAAATTTTAGCTCCCAGGCTCCCTCACTTTTCTCCTTCTTTGCAGCGTCAGAGTTTGGAGGTGATGTTAAATAACCCCGATCCAATTTATTTGCCACAAGTGCGGGCGATCTCAGTTTCCAATCCCACGCCAGATGTGTTAGCAGTTGCCTTACGCTACATCTGGCTAACGGAACCAGAACCGGATTTGCGTCAGTTGCGTCCCTACCTGAACCCAGAAGTCGATCCGGTAGTGCGGGGTACGGCGGCTTCCCTGCTGATGCGCTTGGGAAGTTCTACCCAAAAAGCGGAAGCTACTTCTGTTTTGCGGCGAATGTTGACCCATCAAGATGAAGAAGAACGGGTGATGGGTTGTCGAGCGCTGGGTGAGGCAGTTTATTTACAAGCGCTGCGACTGCAAATTCCTAATTTATTACGGGATAAGTCTTTAAGAGTAAGATGTGCTTTGCTAGAAGCGATCGCAGCTACCAGATTAGAGGAATACTATCCTTCTTTGCTCAAAGGATTAGAGTATAAATCTACTCGCGATGCTGCGATGAATTCTTTAGAACGGCTAGACAACGAAGCGATTCCCATGCTGTTAAGTTTAGCCACCAACATTCACAAACCGGATTTAGTAAGACGCTATGCCTGGGATGTGATGGGTAGGATTGGCACCAAAGAAGCTTTGGATGTTTTAGTTTCTCACCTGATGACTGCCTGGGGAAATAGCAGACGCCATATCGTACAAATATTGCTAAAACTGCCTGGGGAAATAGGGATCGAAACCGTACTCGATCGGCTAGGTCGCAGTGGCGTAGAAACTTTAATTGACCAGGAACTTTTGTTTATGGCTCAAATATATGCCGCTAGAGTAGACCTGAATCGAGAATTAAATTATCAGGAATTAGAGTTACTGCAAAGAGCGCTAGCTAGTTCGGTGGCTGATGCGGTGGAGCGGTGTTTATCCCTGATGAAATTTTTGTATCCTTTAGGAGCTATTCAAGCTGCATCTTTTAATTTGCGATCGGGTTCTCCCTCTGATATGGCAAGAGGATTGGAAATTTTAGATCAGACTATTGATATTCCCACTAAACGGATATTACTATCGGTTTTAGATCGGAATTCCGAACAAGAAAAATTGCAAAGTTTATCGGCATTAGTTGTTTATCAACCGATGGACGAGCCAGATCGAGTGCGTCGATTATTATCTTTACGCCATTTCTTGCCTGATTGGTCTTTGGCTTGTTGTTTCCATTTAGCTAGAGCGGCGCGTTGGAATTTAACCGCCGAACAAACTTTAGCTTGTTTGCGTCATCCTACTGGTTTTGTCAGAGAAGCAGTGATTTCTTATTTAAGAGTGGCTTCTCCACGTGCCTTGTTGGAATTACTTCCTAAACTTAAAAAAGATCCAGACCGCTTAGTAGCGTCTTTTGTCAAGCAGATGATGGTAGAGTTAGATGCTAACAACTCTCGGTAA
- the infC gene encoding translation initiation factor IF-3: protein MSAIEKRRPTNAPAINERIRFPKIRVIDSDGGQLGIMTPEEAMPLAIEKELDLVLVSDKADPPVCRIIDYGKFKFEQEKKAREARKKQHTAEVKEVKMRYKIDEHDYNVRVSHAKRFIQEGDKVKATVMFRGREIQHSDLAEELLKRMANDLQEVAEVQQAPKKEGRNMMMLLAPKK from the coding sequence ATGTCTGCGATCGAAAAAAGACGCCCAACTAACGCACCTGCAATCAACGAACGTATTCGATTTCCCAAAATTCGCGTAATTGACAGCGATGGCGGTCAATTGGGGATCATGACGCCAGAAGAAGCGATGCCCCTAGCGATTGAAAAAGAACTCGATCTCGTCCTAGTCAGTGACAAAGCTGACCCACCAGTTTGCCGAATTATAGACTACGGCAAGTTTAAGTTCGAGCAGGAAAAAAAGGCGCGAGAAGCCCGCAAGAAACAGCATACTGCGGAAGTCAAAGAAGTGAAAATGCGTTATAAGATTGACGAACACGACTATAACGTGCGCGTATCTCATGCCAAACGCTTTATTCAAGAAGGAGATAAAGTAAAAGCCACCGTAATGTTCCGAGGTCGGGAAATCCAGCACAGCGACTTGGCAGAAGAGTTGCTCAAGCGAATGGCAAACGATTTACAGGAGGTAGCAGAAGTGCAGCAAGCACCTAAAAAAGAAGGTCGCAATATGATGATGCTGCTAGCTCCCAAAAAATAA
- a CDS encoding alpha/beta fold hydrolase, giving the protein MTTSLHWQQRVGSQRDWVWRGWQVRYTYLRPTRTTSNATPLILLHGFGASIGHWRHNLTVLNQVHPVYALDMLGFGASEKASAKYDVSLWVEQVYDFWRTFIQEPVVLVGNSIGSLVCLAAAASHPDMVRGVVMMSLPDPTLEEEMIPPALRSLVAGIKSAILSPLVVKSFFYWVRVPHRVRSWASIAYASREAITDELVDILVGPAQDRGSAQAFCAILKAMTSSKFGPSVKSLLPRLDIPMLLIWGAKDKMIPRGLANQFTQYNPNLQLMELENAGHCPHDECPEQINQIILEWIDACCQISTKAIDPTKVFITQK; this is encoded by the coding sequence GTGACAACTTCCCTGCACTGGCAACAACGGGTTGGAAGTCAACGGGACTGGGTTTGGCGAGGCTGGCAGGTGCGTTACACTTATTTACGGCCTACTCGGACTACCAGTAATGCCACTCCGTTAATCCTGTTGCACGGATTTGGTGCTTCCATCGGACATTGGCGGCATAATTTGACGGTGCTAAATCAGGTACACCCGGTTTATGCACTGGATATGCTGGGTTTTGGTGCTTCGGAAAAAGCATCCGCTAAATATGATGTAAGTCTTTGGGTAGAGCAGGTTTACGACTTTTGGCGTACTTTTATCCAAGAACCTGTGGTTTTGGTGGGTAATTCGATCGGTTCTTTAGTTTGTCTGGCAGCGGCGGCTTCCCATCCGGATATGGTGCGGGGCGTGGTAATGATGAGTTTGCCCGATCCGACTTTGGAAGAGGAAATGATTCCGCCAGCTTTGCGATCGCTAGTCGCAGGAATCAAAAGCGCGATCCTCTCTCCATTGGTAGTAAAAAGCTTTTTCTATTGGGTGCGAGTTCCTCACCGAGTCCGCAGTTGGGCATCGATCGCTTATGCTAGCCGAGAAGCAATTACTGATGAATTGGTAGATATTTTGGTTGGACCGGCACAAGACCGGGGTTCCGCTCAAGCTTTTTGTGCCATCTTAAAAGCAATGACTAGTTCTAAGTTTGGCCCCAGCGTGAAATCATTGCTGCCGAGATTGGATATCCCCATGCTATTAATCTGGGGCGCAAAAGATAAAATGATTCCTCGCGGCTTGGCCAATCAATTCACACAGTACAATCCGAATTTACAACTGATGGAGTTGGAAAATGCGGGTCACTGTCCCCATGATGAGTGTCCGGAGCAAATAAATCAAATAATCTTAGAGTGGATAGATGCTTGTTGTCAAATATCAACTAAGGCGATCGATCCGACAAAAGTGTTTATCACTCAAAAGTAA
- a CDS encoding BON domain-containing protein, with protein MGWLQRLFGMEKPQNAAVAPQPTGTAPDGGEIPPERVGLNGEYDQSGLAKRVALAFDEDPELTDYDRLWVAQTGGTVVLKGEVPDQQVLSKMVSVARGVSGATSVDSSQVSVG; from the coding sequence ATGGGTTGGTTACAACGTTTATTTGGCATGGAAAAGCCCCAAAATGCAGCGGTCGCACCACAACCAACAGGGACAGCACCGGATGGGGGAGAAATTCCTCCAGAGCGGGTAGGACTCAATGGAGAGTACGATCAAAGCGGTCTAGCCAAGCGAGTGGCACTTGCTTTTGATGAAGACCCTGAATTAACCGATTACGATCGCCTTTGGGTAGCTCAAACCGGTGGTACCGTTGTATTAAAAGGAGAAGTTCCCGATCAACAAGTTCTCTCTAAAATGGTATCCGTTGCCAGAGGCGTGAGCGGCGCTACCTCTGTAGACAGCAGCCAAGTTTCTGTTGGCTAA
- the ilvN gene encoding acetolactate synthase small subunit, with translation MKHTLSVLVEDEAGVLTRIAGLFARRGFNIESLAVGPAEQMGISRITMVVPGDDRVIEQLTKQLYKLINVLKVQDITETPCVERELMLIKVNATSTNRSEIIELAQIFRARVVDVSEESVTIEVVGDPGKMVAIVQVLQKFGIREIARTGKIALTRESGVNTEFLKSLEAKIA, from the coding sequence ATGAAACACACCCTTTCGGTTTTAGTTGAAGATGAAGCTGGGGTACTTACCCGCATTGCTGGCTTGTTTGCCCGTAGAGGTTTTAACATCGAAAGCCTAGCAGTTGGCCCAGCGGAGCAAATGGGAATCTCTCGGATTACAATGGTCGTGCCTGGGGACGATCGCGTAATCGAGCAGTTAACCAAGCAATTGTACAAGTTGATCAATGTCCTGAAAGTACAGGATATCACCGAAACTCCCTGTGTAGAGCGGGAGTTGATGCTGATTAAAGTGAATGCTACCAGCACTAATCGATCGGAAATTATTGAATTAGCGCAGATTTTCCGGGCGCGAGTGGTGGATGTATCAGAGGAATCTGTAACTATTGAAGTAGTGGGCGATCCCGGTAAAATGGTTGCGATCGTCCAAGTGCTACAAAAATTTGGTATCCGCGAAATCGCTCGCACTGGTAAAATTGCCCTGACTCGCGAATCAGGCGTTAATACAGAATTTCTTAAGTCTTTGGAAGCGAAGATTGCCTAA